Part of the Zingiber officinale cultivar Zhangliang chromosome 6A, Zo_v1.1, whole genome shotgun sequence genome, attaatttttctttttcatggcaaaggaattaaggaagtttttatttaaatttccttatttgccaagaccaaggattataaaagagggggtagaggtgtcttcatggaaaacgactctattctttttcttcctctcttttcttcctaggtgtggtcggcccctagagtttccccttccccttctctcttctccttcttgtggccgagacttcatcacctcttggagacatagaagtggtcggatctagcttggagaaaaggagagaaaggaggcttgtttcttgcatcccttggagcttggttggtggaaaaagttcttcatcctttggaagctttTGCTtgaccgaaacttgaaggaaggaagaagaaggtgccttggtggttctcatctcggaagatcattgcccacacaatgtccgaggttagaagaggaatacgatagaagatcaagaggtcattgaaagttcacaaagaaaggtataactagtaattattttccgcatcatactagttttatttctttgtaataataccaaatacaagaggcatgtgattctagatttcgaattagttttcgatgttgtgttcttttgttttcttttcgaacttgtgcttcgattattctttttggttaacttaaagttatttaaggaaattaaatattaactttccttaaaaggctttgtctaggcgatggtggttgctcccatatccaagaaggccatgtgtctcgccatgcagtcctggaagctaaatttggaaattaatatttaatcaactttgtgacctaggtgatttggattgaacgtgttaagttccgcaggagatccaaatctaaacctaaaagaatatataagttaaacttgggatcaaacgtgttaagttccgcaggcgatccaagtttaatttaaaagaacacatggtagctaggaaaaggttcagacctttgtacaaaatttttgtacagtggaaccattaggctttccgagtagcaaccaacaggaattACTTAGTTTGCAACTAGATAGTTGTTAATCGAAGACAATGAAAGTGCACTAATATCTCTTTCTTTGAGCATGGTCGGAGACGGAGTAGTCCCTTACAACATTTAAGAGCGAGAGTTGAAAGTAAAGTTCTTGGAAATTGAAATACCAAGTGTGTATTTTTAAACCTCGAGCATCAAACTCTATATATTTATAGTGCTTGAAGTGATGGTTTTCTGACGTGGAATACCTGAGATGCCTCAGATAActtagaggcacctccaatcaGCTGAGTCATCATCCACACCTCAATGGTCTTCCGCTGATCTGTCGGCATTGGAGGCATTTGGAGTTCACTAGAGGCGTCTTGAGTTCCACTGATGTGGGCACTGCCTTTATCCGCTTCACAACGACTTTAAAGGACTCGGGGCATCTGGATCCAAGGTGCCTCTGATCATTCGGGCAGCTTGGAATGGTCAACTTCTACATTGACCATTTTTTGACTTCTGATCGAATGGGTGATGATCTAGACATCCAGAATTGAGCACACCTGAACTCAACTCCATCCTTCTCTCATAATAGGCTTCTTCTCGGCATCTCCTATACAAGGTAAATAGGATGCACTTTAGGTCAAATGGGTTCACGACACATACTTACAAAGAACTTATATATAGGAATGGCAACCCAAGTGCACAAATTATCTACTCCTAAAGCAACTGCATAGATAGATGCATGATCAAATACTGACATCAATGGGATCTATAGAGCTAGCGTAGTAAAAGCTAGAGGAATGGTTTAGCCAGCACTGTCTTCATCATAGAGGCATCAGCTAGGCATATGACTTTTTTCGTGATGCTAGAGCCCGCAAGCCATGGACTGGGATGGTATGGAAGAAATATATACAACCAAGCCACAAATTCACCTTATGATTCCTTGCACACCGTAGGTTACCTACCAAAGATCGGTTGGAGTACCTAGAATATTCTGATAGAGAATGCCTCTTTTGTAGGCTAGAGAAGGAACTGCGGGAGCACATCTCTGGCTGCTTGTAGGTGAGACAACTCTAGGATCGTATCAGATACTGGTTGCATATGACACATGAGATGATAACATATCAGAGGATGCTACAGGTATTTGCACATCACTATTGAGGCTATGTTTGTTATGATACATTATATTTGACATAATCATTTGATGTTTGAGGGAGAGAGATTTTAGGTTGATATTGTACTCCGAAAATCCAAACACATGGATACTATTCTTTATACCAGACCTAAAGAAATATTAagggcaacaaaaaaaaaaatctagagcaACATCTTCTGGTGTTTTTTTTTGAAGCTACATCAGCTGGATGGAGACTTCTGTTAGAGCTCTAGATGATGGCGTGTGAATAAGGATGTGACATAACCACCTTATATAtaatattgtttttcttgaaAGACGTAGAGAATAACAACAAGGATCTTGGAACTCATGCTCGGAGACCGTCCTATTTGTTCTTACACAGTTCTTCTCTCTCAAGAAAAAATCCTAACTTGATCAAGACCTCTGTTGGAGTGTTTTTCAAGACCTTGGATCCTCTTCACTGACGATATCAAGACGACGGGCATGTCAACTTGTTCGCTGATCGAATGGTTGACTGTCCATTGTATTTGGCGGGAACAGCGAGCATGATTACGTTGTTAGGCGATTCAAAGGTGTGACGGCTGCGTTCGATCACGTCACTTATACCGAGTTTCTTATCTATATTTTTTGGTGAAGAACATAGGAGGCTAAAAGCACAAGCAAACCGCATCTTAACATAATTTATAACGTTTTTGTAATCAAAATATCCAGACTTTATTCGATCGATTAATTTTAGAGGTAGATCTGGAGACATCCAACAAAACTACTTTGCAGAGATGACGATCACACATCATCCCTGATCAGCTTCAGCAACGAGGACAACACTTGATTCATGTTCGGCCGCTCCTCTGCGCAAAACCTGGTGCAGGACAGCGCCACCTCCATCACGGCTACGAGCTCTCTCTCTTCTATCTCCGTTGCGAGCTTCATGTCACCGTCTGCCACTCGCACCACGGCGTCCACTCCGTCTGCCATTGCCCCCTCCACGAGCTGCGGTAGCGTCACGCAGTTGCCGCCTTCTTCCACCGCCCCGCTTGTCGGCCGCCTTCCGGTGAACACCTCCATCATCACCACTCCGAAGCTGAACACGTCCACCTTGGTGCTCACTCGCCTCATGTATGCGAATTCTTCACAAAAAAACAAACCGCATTCAGTGTCAAAATTCAACAGAATGGACTCACCTCGGCTGCAGCTGATCTAAAGAGCCGATCACCTGGTGCCATGTAGCCGATGGTGCCTTGGAATGCCGAGGAACAGGACGCCTGCTTGCTTCCGTCCTGCAAATGAACGCCCAACATGCGCGCGGTTCCGAAATCGCTCACATGGGCCTCCGAATCCTTGTCGAGGAGAATGTTTGATGGCTTGAGATCGCAGTGGACGATTGGGAAATCGTATCCGAAGTGCAGGTAGACGAGTCCTTGAGCCACCGAGATGCAGAGCCGCAACCTTTCGTAGATGCTCCATCGCGATCGATCGGTTTCTCGACCGTGTATGATGTTTTCGAGATTTCCATTCTCCATGAACTCCAGCGCTAGTGCTTTGATCTTCCTGCTCTCCCAAGCGAAACCTATCACCTTCACCAAATTTCTGTGCTTCAATCTGCCCAATGTCTTGAGTTCGGTGAAGAAACACTTGTCTGACTCCTTGGGAAATTGCTCGAGGTTTAGCCTCTTGACGGCTAAGAAACAGCCATCCCCTTCGATTCGTCCCCTGTACACGATGCTCAGGTTGCTCCTGCCTATCACATTCTCTTCGCGAAAGCACTCGGTTGCAATATCTAACTCAGCCTCTGTGAACCTCCTCAGGCCCGGGATGAGCGGGAGATCAGAAGACTCCTTGACGTCGAGCGAAGAGTTCTTTTTGACTCTGTCGCGCTTCCGGTAGCAGACGAGCCCTATGAGAAACACGATCAGGAAAACAATGACAGAAGACAACGCGATGAAAATGATCGATGCTTTGGTCGAGatcttgtttcttctttttccGCAGGAGGAAGAAAACTTCGAAACGCACAGACCGGGATTGCCTTGGAAACTCGAGGAGCTCAAGTTGTTAAAGATGCCACCTTGTGGAATGGAACCTTCGAAATGATTGAAAGAGAGGTTCAGCTTCCGAAGCCTCGTAAGATTCGCCAAACTTTCAGGTATCTGACCAGAGAACTCATTGCTCGAAACATCGAGCGAGACGAGATTTTGCAGCTCGGATATACTGCTGGGAATCGGGCCATCTAACTCATTCTTCGAGAGATTCAAGTTAGCGAGCAAGTCGAGCTCCGGGAAAACGGTCGCCGGCAGCTCGCCGGAGAACCTATTAGAAGAGAGATCGAGTGAGTGTAAATTCTTACAGCCTTTGAGCTCGGCAGGAATGTTCCCCGACAAGTCGTTGCTTGAAAAATCCAAGACTTGAACCATTTCCATGCCGCCGATCTCAACGGGAAGGGGCCCGTCAAACAAATTATTCGAGAGATTGAAGTAGAACTGCATGTTTGACATGCCGGCCATCACAGCAGCAGGAATCGATCCGCTTAGCCGGTTGTTCGAAAGATCCAACTGCAGTAGCTGCCTCAGATTCTTCATGCCTTGTGGGATCGAACCATTGATCATGTTGCCATTGAGGTAAAGGGCGGAGAGAAACTGGAGACTCGTGATGGCATCTGGAATTGGTCCTACAAACCTATTGAGCTGCAAGTCCAAAACCACGAGCTGGTCCAATTGGAAGACCTCCCCAGGGATCACTCCCTCGAGAGAATTGTTCCCGAGGGAGACTTCCTGAAGACTTTTAAGCTTGGAAATCTCTCCGGGAACCCGACCTGCAAAATTATTGCTCCCCAGTTGCAACATGAAGAGTTGGGTAAGATCGCCAATTTGCGGCGGGATTAGTCCTGATAAAGAATTGTGTTGCAGCTGCAAGATTGTTAAGCTGGTGAGCTTGCCGATCCTCGGACTCAATGAACCACTGAAGTTATTGAAGGCCAAGCTCAGAATCTTGAGCTTGCTACAATTGTAAAGGTCTTCGGGAATCCTGCCGGATAAGAGATTATTCTGGATCGCAAAGAATGTGAGGTTAGACAGCTTACCCAATCCAACGGGCAACCCCCCTGTGAACCtgttgaaggcaaagcttgaatTGAATAGGCGAGAACAGTTGGTGATGCTCGCTGGGATGGAACCATCCAACGAGTTG contains:
- the LOC121996174 gene encoding LRR receptor-like serine/threonine-protein kinase FLS2 gives rise to the protein MGLLQSSIPFLLLICPLMASSTTSDVEVEALLAFKASVTGDPLGALDNWTAAIHHCHWNGVQCDPSANGVVVAIILQETRLQGTISPFLANISTLQLLDLTSNAFHGTIPAELGSLTQLSQLVLYDNLLSGEIPMQLGNSESFELLDLSNNSLRGSIPESLCNCTPLLILTLSSNNLTGSIPSCIGNLINLEYFMVFTNNLVGPLPPSLERLTGLVTLDVSMNQLSGIIPPALGNFSHLKFLQLFDNNFVGNIPPELARCSNLSALNIYSNQFTGSIPPQFGDLSKLSSFRVYNNKLSSTIPASLSRCKSLIYLGLSENEFVGTIPPELGELSSLQILTLHVNKLRGEIPPSLMNLTNLRYLSLSLNSLSGQIPENIGSLYKLEILNIMNNSLDGSIPASITNCSRLFNSSFAFNRFTGGLPVGLGKLSNLTFFAIQNNLLSGRIPEDLYNCSKLKILSLAFNNFSGSLSPRIGKLTSLTILQLQHNSLSGLIPPQIGDLTQLFMLQLGSNNFAGRVPGEISKLKSLQEVSLGNNSLEGVIPGEVFQLDQLVVLDLQLNRFVGPIPDAITSLQFLSALYLNGNMINGSIPQGMKNLRQLLQLDLSNNRLSGSIPAAVMAGMSNMQFYFNLSNNLFDGPLPVEIGGMEMVQVLDFSSNDLSGNIPAELKGCKNLHSLDLSSNRFSGELPATVFPELDLLANLNLSKNELDGPIPSSISELQNLVSLDVSSNEFSGQIPESLANLTRLRKLNLSFNHFEGSIPQGGIFNNLSSSSFQGNPGLCVSKFSSSCGKRRNKISTKASIIFIALSSVIVFLIVFLIGLVCYRKRDRVKKNSSLDVKESSDLPLIPGLRRFTEAELDIATECFREENVIGRSNLSIVYRGRIEGDGCFLAVKRLNLEQFPKESDKCFFTELKTLGRLKHRNLVKVIGFAWESRKIKALALEFMENGNLENIIHGRETDRSRWSIYERLRLCISVAQGLVYLHFGYDFPIVHCDLKPSNILLDKDSEAHVSDFGTARMLGVHLQDGSKQASCSSAFQGTIGYMAPEFAYMRRVSTKVDVFSFGVVMMEVFTGRRPTSGAVEEGGNCVTLPQLVEGAMADGVDAVVRVADGDMKLATEIEERELVAVMEVALSCTRFCAEERPNMNQVLSSLLKLIRDDV